From Triticum urartu cultivar G1812 chromosome 2, Tu2.1, whole genome shotgun sequence, a single genomic window includes:
- the LOC125541675 gene encoding uncharacterized protein LOC125541675, whose amino-acid sequence MAEFAPGAELQILSHCLTCRRGSSSRHPHGRIHAIHGLPASSFHRSRGKSVERAAKTMSLPRLQVRPPSAARLLERPRLPPAGHGQFFPASELPCVAGSLHPRHPLVAGGRLCAKSLAALHLGCSERGLQLSFVDQASFALYTVERSNQLKPLGPAGSLEPVWPDPFQPAPNPLPIFSRPVRPRVSALMLSIALD is encoded by the coding sequence ATGGCCGAGTTCGCGCCCGGCGCCGAGCTCCAGATCCTTAGCCACTGCCTCACCTGCCGCCGCGGGTCATCTTCGCGCCATCCCCATGGTCGGATCCACGCCATCCACGGCCTCCCCGCTTCATCCTTTCACCGGAGTCGCGGCAAGTCCGTCGAACGAGCCGCCAAGACCATGTCGCTGCCTCGACTCCAGGTCCGGCCACCGTCGGCCGCTCGCCTCCTCGAGCGCCCGCGCCTACCGCCGGCCGGCCATGGCCAGTTCTTCCCCGCCTCGGAGCTCCCTTGCGTCGCCGGATCCCTCCATCCCCGCCACCCACTTGTCGCCGGTGGTCGCCTCTGCGCCAAGTCCCTCGCCGCGCTGCATCTTGGCTGCAGCGAGCGGGGGCTGCagttatccttcgttgaccaggCCTCCTTTGCCCTGTACACTGTCGAAAGGTCGAACCAGCTGAAACCGCTCGGTCCTGCCGGCTCACTCGAACCGGTGTGGCCCGATCCATTCCAACCGGCCCCGAACCCCCTGCCCATCTTCAGCAGGCCCGTGAGGCCGAGAGTGAGCGCTCTCATGCTATCCATCGCCCTGGACTAG